Within the Montipora foliosa isolate CH-2021 chromosome 11, ASM3666993v2, whole genome shotgun sequence genome, the region TTTAAATGCTGCACCTTAGCCACGCCTTTTTGGGCCTGATGAAAAGGGGTGAGGTAACCCAGCGAATTGTCCTCATTGAGCGAAAACAAAGGCCTGCAATCACTGTCTTCAGGGTTGTGTTTGAGACATTTCCTGTCACCAGTTGTGATAGAGGTTTGTTAACTTTGAGATTGTGGACTTATTCAGAAAGAGTGTACCTTGTAATCTTGAAGACCATGATTCCGCAAATCATGAACACTGCGGTATTGTGTCGCAATCATACACCAAAGAAAGGCAGGACCATTCTACTGCACAACGTTCTTTATTATACATTAACTCATTACTTACAAATCAGATCATGGGGTgcagtgatggcgcagtggtgagagcactcgcctcccaccaatgtgacctgggttcgattcccagatccggcgtcatatgtgggttgagtttgttggttttctactctgcaccgagaggttttctccgggtactccggtttcccctcttctcaaaaaccaacacatttgacttaatttgcgtTAACGttcgttaatttcagtttacagtgtcccaattagtgctccggCGCTAGTaaaactagacacttaaataaagttcctatcTAAGTTCGTATCTATCTTACAAAGGACAAAGCACAGATATGATAGAGTTATGTTCATACATGAGGTGCACGTCATTTTTACAACAATTTGCATAATCAATAAATTAGTTGGCTTCGAATATCCTAACATCGAGTGGGGATTTGTTGTGCAACTTCTAGAGGGAGTGTAGGTCATGCTGTGTAGGCCCAATGCTGTCACTAAGAAGTTCAGCTGCCTCTCCGGTACGAACTCATCTTGCGCATACCAGTGCAACTACGGGTAAAGCACTGAAAATCTGACCGTAAAAATAAGACGGTgcagtttttattttcagtttaagTTAAAACCAGGAGTTCATGACCTTGAATCGTTTATCGTCCAGAGCTGGAGTTTTTTTGAGTTAAAAAATATTcgtatttggatgtaacgtagtatgtgcattttcccgcgcgtacAGCTTCGATcgtatttttgtccatatttgggcataaaattgctgtcctaaaatccccttctttgttccaaggaaaagagttgcaagttacgcTCTTCAAGGTCGTGAACTTCTGTTAAAACTGATATAGCAGAAATAAATTAATCAATGTCGCCACGAAAATGAACACTAAAGGAAAGtctaaaagcaaaaagaaattgcaaaaaaaatttagtAACCTAGTATTGGCCTAATTAGTCTATTAAATACTAAGCTTTGTCAAGCATAAAAGAGACTAAAAGTCAAGGATCACATTCGCAGCAAACGTCCAGGCGCACTTTTCTCCAGCGATGGCTCGAAATTGCGTAGCATCTTGCCATCCAGCAATGCTGGTTTCGTGTCAGTTGCATTGAGAGGAAAGCGTAGCAAATTAAATCTTAATTTCACTTCCGTTGGTTGCTTTCTTTGACACAGTATGACTGCACGAGCCGTTTCTGGGCGCGTTTTGTAGACGAAAGGCCCGAAATGAAAAGAGTACGGTAACAGTTCATTCTAAAAAAGACACGTCGTTTGAAATCTACTTACGATAACAGAAGGCAAAGTCTTAGCAAGATTTTATGAATATGCGTTGAAAATAGACACTAGTAGTTTCGGGTTTTTTCGAGGAAAGCACGCCTCATCTGTTAAACAGTGGGTGCGACGTTTGCAGTGAATGTGGTACCATACCTTCCCTATGTTTTATGTGGGCATTATGCCTACATACTAAAGAAAAATGCGACAGAAATCGATTAAAATGCACACCGAACATGTGAAGAAACAATTTGATCGTTACAACATTGGCAATCAAAAGGAACGAAAAATGAAGAACCACATCTCCGACACCTTGAGTTCAATGGAGCCAGTGCGACGCCAAAGCAACATTTGTGTGTACTTGGGTTATATTGGAAACGACCACATTGGTGCTGACCCGGAAAAGTACTGCATGGTGTAGTTTTGGGAATGACTTGATTGTTACAGCATTGTTCAGCAAAGGGAACGTAAGAGGCCAGACCACAGGGTAATATAGTGCAACTGGCTTGAACAGGAATTAGCTTATTGAAGCAACACTTGTGAACCTGCGGATTATAGGAATGACCAGCGCAGGAAGTAGAAGGTGGGTTTGTAAAACATGGGACGATTCTTGGAACCGGCTGATTTTGGCAGCACCGTTGAGTCTGTGGAACCCAAAATGTTAATCCACAGGGTAATTTTGTACAGGGTGAATTGGGAGAAATGATTTGACCGAAGCAACATCTGTGACTTTGAGGACTGTAGGGAAGGCCACCACACCGGAACTGCGTCGGAAAAACTGGGCAAGGAACATTCCGAGGAGCTACTGTATTTTGGCAGCACTGTTGGGTGTGAGGAACATACAAGGCCTGTCCACAATACAGCTTGGTACAGGGGAGGTGGATCGAAATTATCTGATTGAAGCAACACTTATGTATCCGACGGTTGAATTGTAAACCACCACATATGAAAGAGGCTGAGTTTCTGAAGCATGGCACAGTCCTTGGAATGGCTCGGTTGTTACAGCATCGTTGAGTGAGTGGAACATAGAAAGAATTTCCGCAAGGAAGACTGGTACAACGGGCACGACGACGAATTATCTGGCCGAAGCAACATTGACTTCTCCGTGGATCAAAGAAGAGGCCACCGCATTGGAACTGGGGAATTCGTGGGCATGGTACCTTTCTGGGAGATACACGATTGTGACAGCATCTTTGGGTGCGCGGAACATAGAACGAGAGTCCGCAGGGCTTCTTGGTGCATCTATCTTTGATGCGTAAAATTTGACCGTAACAGCATTTGTGAACCCGAGAATTATATGGAAGGCCACCACACCGGAAATTTATGGGAAATGGAGTGCAGGGTATGCCCCTGGGAATAACTCGACCGTGACAGCATTTTTGGGTGTGTAACACATACGGAACCCCATTACACCGACGTCGTCGGCATCGATAGTGAATGGGCACTACCTGACCAAAACAGCACTTCTGTAAACGAGGACTGTAAAAGGAACTTCCGCATCTAaatgtttgcaaacattggGTAGGTGCTAGTGTCTTTAACACAATGCGACCATTACAGCAAACGTATGATGAATGACTGTAAGGAATCCTTCCATCGCAGCAGCGTTGATTGATGGGATCGTATTGACCGCTTCCACATATCCCAAGGGCCGCTGAAGCGAGAGTGGTATTTCCACCTACGGGTTAAAAAGAAGGCAGTCAGGCTAGGTAATCATGATATATAGGTATCACTTGACGATTACAGTCGggctttcatgaaaaaaaaaaagaaaaaaaccgaGACTGATGTGCAAAACCGTGCGGTCATTGAAAGCGCAAGAAAGCCCTTTAAAGTGATGGGTATGACTTATGTGTCAATAATTCTAGAATACTCGTTCATTGCCAAGTTGCAGGACTTAAAAAGAATACCACCGCGGTCCAGAGTCACGTAGTAAGGAAGTAGAAGCAACTACGACGGCTACggtgacgaaaacgtcactttaaaatataagtttgagctacaTTAAGCATTTCACAATTTTCCAGAAATGCGttccacacgtgcagcacgatcatttttctgcttttaatCAATGATatcactgctttttggcgttgtcatTGCTTTTTCTTAAATTTCAATGCACACGTGGCTTAAAAAAACGAGCAATAGATTCTGTAGAGTTTGTTCTCAAATTGGAAGTTTTTAATAATTCACACTGGGGTTTGGGTAGTTTTACGAAAATGTCAATGTCCAAGCTGTTCAAATCATTTGACAAAATTCTTATCGTAAAGTGACTGCGGTCTCCGGGGGCACAGACGGCGgatgcggggggggggggggggtggcggTTGACCCACGTTTATTTTTTGCATATCTCGTCAAGAATGCTGAAcgtagcatttccgagcttcaaatatttcaaaacttCCGGCGAAGAATTCCCTTAGAACCCCACTACAAGTTAGCGTCTCTGGCAATGCTTGTTAGCCCACCCCCCCCAATACAAACTACGCTCCGCCGTCCCCCGGAGTTTTATAGAATCTAGCCGAAATGGAGTCAACGATATTGGCATTTATGAATTATTACCTTTGTCTGTCAACAAAGTGTTGTTCCCTTGGTTAGCACTGTCTTCAATCGTTTCAGTCAATTCTGCATAATCTTCCTGATCTTCACTGGTCTCTGAATAAAATAATCATCTTGTTGAAAGAACTCAAACTGAAAAGGCTACAATTAGTATGTTATCCCTAACTTTAATGGTCTAACTTCCATATGTCTCAGGGCCGTagctagaaaaaaaattgtgaccgAGGCAATGTCCATAGTCAAATTCTAGGTATTTTAGgcgtttatgatgagtacattttcaagccacgctttattttaaaaaatcacgaaaaaagGACTGAGGCacgtgcctcggtttgcctcatacttgCTACGGCCCCGTGTCTCCCACACATTCAGTGGTATAGCAGCTAAGTCATACGTTCGACTACTGTTATAGCAAGTACTCTGATTAGAAACTAAtaatctctaatggagaaaagatacttagcaatgtaaatgtcacTTTATCTGAAGTAGTATTTTGGTATAAATCTTTACATAATATCTAAATTACTACTATGTAAAGAGTAGAATTTTTTACTTCTTCCGAGATGTCATCTTCATCCTCTAAATTGAATATCAGTAAAGCAGAAAGGGGATTTGTCATCGTGAAATTGGAATCAACGCTGGGCAGTGTCTATTTATTAAAAAGTCGCTGACACTGAGACTGTTGTATTTTTTGATGAAATCAGTGGCTGAGTGGCTtcttagctcagttggtagaacattgcactgacattgcagaggtcatgagttcaaatcccgttgaagcacctgaatttttctggtgatccatttcatatatcatttcatcgttgattcattcctcacgggaacattagaacccacaaatgaccagcccccaacgtcagtggcttcattaGCTCAGTTAATTaaagcatcgcaccggtatcgcgagatcacgggttcaaacgccgttgaagtcctgaatttttcaggcttctctacgcaattgcaaaaatttcgtcaataactgcgaggattagTTCTCCCTTTCGAACCATCGATATCTTAAGAGTTTTGATCATCGCAATTATAAACGGCAGGAAATCGTGAAAAATTAAGGCTCGAACGGGATTTGAAGCCATGACCTCAGTGATGCCGGTACAGTGGGGtaccaataggccatttccgagttcatgtctgcctcctcttcaaagcgagtctaagtgcgaagtttttgttatgaaaattagttttcattcatatgtaaagtagaactaattaccatcacaaatacttcgcacttagactcgttttgaagaggaagcagacatgaactcggaaatggcctattgagctATCACGCAAGGCGCTGGTCCCTTTTGTGAGCTTATGTTGATTCTGCAGTAGAGGATGCAGATATGCACcttgccagcagagcctttcctaaatcgacgagaaagaaaggactctgcagaaatagTGTAAGGTCTTCATTGAGTATGCGAAAGTCGTTGCTTGGAAACAAtgtcaaacccaggccaagccTCGATTGCACTCCAAGACGCCCTATTGATTATTGCATTGAAGGCTTGATTTTGACCTTCGCGTTGTCAAAAATATAATGCGCAGACT harbors:
- the LOC137976832 gene encoding uncharacterized protein, whose product is MVRVTCLLLLFLSTFPLLAISAESEKISPLEELTIENDEQAYDDEFSFDRLTEELKDESMEDDENLLEGKEDAAEMESNDNDEAFSEDPENDIVPDGEEDEESEDMDEEDTYENEAFSEYPENDIVPDGEEDEESEDMDEEDTYENEETSEDQEDYAELTETIEDSANQGNNTLLTDKGGNTTLASAALGICGSGQYDPINQRCCDGRIPYSHSSYVCCNGRIVLKTLAPTQCLQTFRCGSSFYSPRLQKCCFGQVVPIHYRCRRRRCNGVPYVLHTQKCCHGRVIPRGIPCTPFPINFRCGGLPYNSRVHKCCYGQILRIKDRCTKKPCGLSFYVPRTQRCCHNRVSPRKVPCPRIPQFQCGGLFFDPRRSQCCFGQIIRRRARCTSLPCGNSFYVPLTQRCCNNRAIPRTVPCFRNSASFICGGLQFNRRIHKCCFNQIISIHLPCTKLYCGQALYVPHTQQCCQNTVAPRNVPCPVFPTQFRCGGLPYSPQSHRCCFGQIISPNSPCTKLPCGLTFWVPQTQRCCQNQPVPRIVPCFTNPPSTSCAGHSYNPQVHKCCFNKLIPVQASCTILPCGLASYVPFAEQCCNNQVIPKTTPCSTFPGQHQCGRFQYNPSTHKCCFGVALAPLNSRCRRCGSSFFVPFDCQCCNDQIVSSHVRCAF